TCCGCAGGAACGTTTTCCACTGAAAGAAATTAATGCCATCGGGTATCATGCCGTTTGGCACGGTCAAAAAAGCTGGAATGGGGTTGCGGTTCTTTCCAAATATGAGATCGAAGAAGTCTCTAGAGCGCTTCCAGGTGATACCGAAGATGTTCAAAGCCGTTATTTGGAGGTTATGATCCAGCAAGTCGCGATTTGCTGTCTTTATCTGCCCAATGGGAACCCATTTCCCGGGCCCAAATTTGAGTATAAATTGACGTGGATTGAGCGCTTAGCTAAGCGGGCCAAAACGTTGCTTAGCATAGATATTCCAGCGATACTCATCGGCGATTTTAACATTATTCCAACCGAAATGGATACCTATAAACCTGAGAAATATGTCAATGATGCATTGTTCAGAAAGGAGGTTAAAGAGGCTTTCAGTCAACTTCTTGAAGCGGGCTGGCAGGATGCGATTCGTCGGCTTTTTCCGGATCAGCAGGTGTATACGTTCTGGGATTACTTTCGTCAGGCTTATAGTCGAAATGCCGGTTTGCGTATAGATCATATCCTATTAAGTCCTTCAATTCAGGATCGTTTAATTGAAGGTGGTATTGATCGCGATGTCCGCGGCTGGGAGAAAAGCAGCGATCATGCCCCTACATGGATTAGATTACGGAATAGCAGCAACAATGGCTAAAAAGATAAATACCAGTGCTGGATTGTTATTGTATAAATTTGAGGCGCTAGAAATTTATTTTTTCTTAGTACATCCTGGTGGTCCCTATTTTACGAAAAAAGATGAAGGCTCTTGGACAATCCCTAAGGGAGAAATCGATTTGTATGAAGATGAACTTGAAGCGGCCAAAAGAGAATTTATTGAAGAGACAGGCTATCTTCCCAGCGGAAATTTTATTGCGCTCCATGCTATTCAACAGAAAGGAGGAAAAATAGTTAAGTGTTGGGCAATTGAAGGAGATATAGATCCTGCTGATCTGATAAGCAATACCTTTGAAATGGAATGGCCGCCGAAATCCGGAAAAATGCAAACTTATCCAGAAATAGATCGCGGAGGTTGGTTTACATTTGCGGAAGCTAGGAAGAAAATAAACGAACGGCAGATTTCTTTTTTGGAGCAAGTGATTGCTCATGAGAAATGTTAATTTTTTTCAACACCATTTTATTGTGCAAGTGCTACCTAGTAGACCTCATTGCTTTAACTTTCGCTGTATTATCATCCGCTACAAACTTCTGATAAATTGCTGTTTCCATTCCATATAGAGCGATCTTGCCTTCACTATTACTATGAATCCCATAGCCATATATCTTCGTAAGTGGAGAGGCTCGCAGGCAAGCTTGGCCTCTAGAGAAAAAAACTGCTCTCGCTTCGGGATACTCGTCTGGACTGAGCCCTTTTCTTTCCGCATACACCTGGAAAATAATATCGTCAGATGTATACTGATAAGGTGCAGAGGCGATTAATTCATATTGTCGTTCAGCAACGGTTTTATTGCTTTTTGATGGTGGAATAGTACCTTTAACTACTTTGGTATCTGCAGCAGCTTCAATCAATGTGTTAAAATAATTGGTCGAATAGGTTTTCATAATTTTCATTTTTCTTTAATCGAATGGAGTCGCAAGGATAACAACAAAAATAATAGGATATCTTACGATTTGAAAGTGAATCGCAAAATATCCTATGATTTATTGATTATTATGCTCGTATGTTCTAGAGCGCAGCTTTAATAGCGGCTAAACAATCCGATTGGTATTTCATGATGTTATCTTTATCCGAAGCAGATATTTTTCCATCAGCAAGACTTTTTTCGATCTCATTTTTAATATCCAACAGTGATTTCTCTTTATCCAACGCTTGATCTGCAGACTCTGCATTGATGCGGGCCACCCAAGTCTTACCTAATTTTGTATAAAGCTCCTTGGCTTTATCATTAGAAAGGACGGGGGCTGTCACTGAGGCAATGGCTGCATTAGCCGCCGCTTTATCGGAATAAACAACAGCTTCTGCATCTTTCGTCGCAGCATCTTCGGAAGTTTTCATTGCCTCTTCATTGGCGTCGGCTGCTTTTTCCTCCGCATGCTCCATCTTCTCAGCCGCCTTTTCCTGCGGTGTTTGATTATTACACGAAACTAAAATCGCTGCGGTAGCTAGTGAAGCAAGTAATGTTTTGTTTGAAATCATAATATTTATTTATTTAGTGATAATATTTAAATAACAAGATTTATTTGTAAATAGTTTTAATTTTTATTTTTTTATAGTTTAATATACCGCTATATTAATGATATATTGCTAACTGCTTTTGCATGGTCTTTCGAATAAAATGAATGCGTGTTTTAATAGTACCTTCAGGCATCTGCATATATTCAGCGATTTCATAATATTTATAACCTTCTAGAAACATGTTGAAAATTTCATAATTATCTTCGGAAAGCTGACGCAATGCTTTTTGTATATCATCCTGGATAAATTTGCTGCTGCTTAAATTTGTTGAAACAGAATCCGTACTGGCTAAAGCTGCATACTCATGGTGATAGTTCTCGGTACGTTTTGTTTTTCTGTAATGGTTAATATAAATGTTGCGCATAATCACATACAACCATGAGCCCACCTTAGGGTTATGGATAAGCTTTTCGATGGATTTTAATGCATTAACCATGGTGTCCTGTATAAGATCATTTTTAATCTCCGGATCTGAAGTAAATTGCGAAGCGAAATTTTTGAGTAGGCTTCTTTTTTCTTTAAAAAATGAGTTTATCTCGATGTGCTGCATGTTGTTATTTTCTAAATGTTACGGCAATCATAGAACAACAACAGTGCAGATTTTAGTCAAAATGCTGCGTGTTGGAACGCTGAGACGATCTTTAGGTAAATATTACGGAAGATGTAATTTATACTTAATATTGGTCATGACTGTTCATTATCAGTATGTTAGAATCACTGTGTGAGTCGCGCCAACATAATCAGCTAAGGATTTAAAACCGTATTAAATTTTTGCGATTGGAATTTTCTCGGTAATGCCTCACAGTACACGTTATTTATACGCTTATCTCAGGTATTTCATTAAAAAACGAAGCCATCACTTGTTATACTAATGTGCGTTCATGAAGGGAGAGCGTACTGTTAGATTCCTAATCTGTGTAAAAAGCTGGAGAATCTCTATGTTTGGGGCTACATAGGCATCAACAAACCGTTGACATCGCTTCGCTTCTTTTAGCTGAGTTTGATCCACAAGAACAATAACGATCAGGTTTGGATAGCGATTATTTAGAAGCGAAAAGAAAAGGGCGGTATCTTTAAATACCAAACGATAATCGAGCAGCAGCAATTCAGGCTTTTCATGAATGAGAGAATTGCTGCTAATAGATTCAAGAGATGCTGCTTCTAGTACAACCCTTGCGGGACTTTGTACATGTTCAGAAAAAAGGATGCGATAGGCGAACAACTGCTTTCTCAAACTCGTAATAATACCGATATTGATTTTTTCCATAACGAACGATATTGTTGTTGTTTACAAGCCTGCAGTGTCTATAATTCATTGCTCCTTTATTGGGGTGTAGTTGAAATAATATTTGCGGAATGGCATTTTAAACTTGCACCAAAGCTCCTTTCCGCCTTCTCAATTTCTTTTTCACTCACAATTTTTCGAAGCGACTGACTTGAAAATCGGTTTTTGTTCTTGGTATAACAAATTTCAATTCCCTCTGAAATACAATAATCTCTGCCTGAAAAATCAACCATCTTATAGTCTTCCCCTATAAAGAATTTGTGGACAGGTAGTGACTGAAGCATATCTGTAATGTCGTGATCCGATTCAAAAGGGATGATTTCATCAACAAACTGACAGCCTTCCAATTTGATGAATCTTTCGACCATGGTCTGAGCCGTGTCATGGCCATCAGCTTCCTGTACATTTGAATCAGTTTTAAGTCCCACAATGAGATAATCACACTGACTCTTCGCTTCCTGTAGCGCAACAATATGGCCTACATGCAACATGTCAAATACGCCGAAAATAATACCTATAATCATATTTTTACTATTAGTTTATGCGTTTATGCGCTTTAACGCGTAATTAGCCCCATCGTTTATACTGACTACGGCGCCCTTACTAGTGTTTTCCTTCGATGCAATTATTCTTCGCAAAGACGAACTCGAGAACCTGTTTTCCCGTCTATTGAAATAAAGTCGTATCCCTTTTTCTTCGCAATACTGTCTGCCTGTAAATGCCTTATCCATATATTCATCACCCAAAATGCGAACATGTATTTTGTATGAACGTAAAACATCTTCTAGGTCCTGCTCAGTAGCGTAAGGGATAATCATATCCACATGTTTACATGCCTTTAATTGCATGTAGCGTTCAAATACCGATTGTGTCGGCTTGTTTTTTTCTGGACGATCCAGCGTTGGATCTGTCTGCAGACCGCAAATCAGAAAGTCGCACTGTTCTTTGGCATCTTCGAGCATCTTAATGTGACCTGCATGAAGCAGATCAAAAGCGGAAAACGTAATTCCTATTTTTTTCATATTATAATAATTTAAACTGCAATTATTGAAGAAGTACAGGTAGAACGCAGCTCAGAAAGATTCGTTTTAATTTTAAATTATTTTTTTGCCTTATTATTTTCAACACCCTTCCATCTCATTTCAACTTCCCTTTTTTGAAAAACGATTGAACTAAAATGGCTGGCTGGCGTTCTGAACTAAAATGAAATCCAGCGCTATGCAGACGAATAGAAATGTATCCATTAATAAGCCAAATACAACCTACAGAATTCAATTTCATAAAGCGTTTAACTTTGCTGATTTTAAGGCCATAATTCCTTACCTGCTTGATCTAGGTATAGATACTATTTATGCTGCACCTATTTTACAATCAACGCCGGGGAGTGTCCATGGCTATGACGGTGTTAATACGCATCAGATAAATCCAGAATTAGGTACACTCGAAGAGCTCAGGGCTATTAAGAAACAATTAAGAGAATCCAATATCAAGTGGATTCAGGATATCGTTCCTAACCACATGGCATTTCATCCAGCGAACGAATGGCTCATGGATTTGCTGGAATTTGGACAGTCATCAACATTTAGCCGTTTTTTTGATACCTGCTATAGTTCGAATTTATTTGAGCAGGGAAAATTAATGGTGCCTATATTAGCAAAGACTTTGGATGAAGCAATATCAGACAATGAAATTACAGTCGTTTCTTCCGATGATAGTCTTCGACTTTCTTATCAAGGAAATGTTTATCCAATTTCACCAGAATCCTATGGCTTTATATTGGGCGATTATTTACGGGACACACAAGCCGATTTTAGCGGCCTTTTGGTTCAGATAAATACCGCTCAAGCCAATGGAGATAACGAAGAGTGGAAGCAATTGCGTGTCCACCTCTTTAAAGATCTTTCGGATGATATACTTACGTCTATGCTACAACGCTTTAATGCTGACCCGGATCGTATTCTTGCATTGGTAACTAGTCAGAATTATGAGCTTTGTCCTTGGTGGCATACACATCAACGAATAAATTATAGACGTTTTTTTACGGTCAACGAACTAATTTGTTTAAATGTGCAGGACGAAGAAGTATTCAAGCAGTCTCATGAGCTAATCAAAACACTCGTTGACGAGGGGCTGATTGATGGACTCCGCATTGACCATATCGATGGACTTTATAATCCCACAGCCTACCTCTACAATTTGAGAAAATATATCAGTCCGAAAACGTATATCGTCGCTGAAAAGATACTGGAGAAAGGAGAGAAGCTCCCGCTCGAATGGCCCATACAGGGAACAACGGGCTATGATTTTTTATCAGTTTGTAATAATGTATGTTCCTGCCAGTCAGGAAAGAAAATATTGAATAACTATTATCGCAAAGTTACTGGCGAAAACTTATCAATTAAAAAAGATCAATATGCAAAAAAATGTAAGATTCTTACAGATCAGATGCAGGGAGAGGTCGACAATCTTGCCAAATCGTTAGCATCGCTTCTAGGTGTTGTTGACCAAGAGAAGCGGGATGCGCTAAAGGATATTTTAAAGTCCTTTATTGCACTTTTTCCGGTCTATCGGCTTTATGACGACTGCTTTCCATTGTCAATAACGAACTTCGAACTTGTGTCTTCACTTTTTGACAAGTTGATGAAGAACCCCGAGCTCGACCAAGAGCTGGTCGATCAATTCCGAAATCTGTTTCAGCAAGCGCAGGTAGCTTATCAATCGCCGAACCAAACTGCTTTGGTGGATTTCTTTCTCCGCTGCATGCAATTGACAGGGCCGGTAATGGCAAAAGGGGTGGAAGATACCTTGATGTACACCTACAACCGGTTTATTGGACATAATGAAGTGGGTGACCATCCGCAGAATTTAGGGCTTAGTATCAAGCAATTTCACCGATTTATGCAGGATAGGCAAAAAGATTGGCCGCTGTCAATCAACGCCAGTTCAACACACGACACCAAGCGGGGGGAGGATTCACGGAGCCGTCTTTTGGTCCTGACTGCTATGGCGCAAAAGTGGGTAAAACAACTGCGCATTTGGCAGGGTGTGGTCTGGAATGAATATCGAAAGGACATTCCGCACCCAAATGATGAATATTTCATCTACCAGTCTTTGGTCTCCTCTTATCCAATGGAGAAACAGGATGCGAAGGCAAATACAGCATCATTTGAAGAACGTTTTTTGGACTACTTGGTTAAATACCTTCGCGAAGGTAAAGAACGCTCAAGCTGGGAGAATCCAAATTTAGTTTATGAAGCTTCAGTTCGGGACTTCGCTTCTTTTTTGCTGGACAAAGACCGTCCTTTTTTTACGAGCTTTTATCAATTTATTGAGGCAGTCGCTGATTATGGGATATTGAATTCACTTATTCAGCAAATTTTAAAGTTTACTTGTCCTGGTATACCCGATATCTATCAGGGATCAGAACTTTGGAACTATAGCTTTGTTGATCCCGATAACCGACGACCTATAGCTTATGAATTAAGTAAAAGTCTCCTCGACACTATCGAAGAGACAGCCAAAGAAGAGCGAATTCCATTTTTATGGCGAAATAGACACGATGGAAGAATAAAGCTTTGGTTGGTAAAGGAATTGGTGAAACTGAGAAAGGACGATCATACACTTGCACCGGATAGCAGCTATATTCCACTGAAGGTGACTGGTCGATATCGGAAACATATATTGGCTTTCGCACGTAGGTCAGGGGATGAGTGGTTAGTGGTGATTTTACCGCTACATCTTGCCGCTATTGGTAAAATCTCAAAATTTGTGCCCTGTTCATTTGATTGGTCCGATACAAAAGTTCAGCTCTTAACTCATCGTTCAGTGACTTGGCAGCATATTTTGATGGATAGCAGTGGCGAAGGCACAGAAGTTTCCATCAATGCTATTTTTAAGGATCTTCCCATGGCGATCTTGAAATATAAAGATTCCACTCAGAAAAGGAGTTCCGGTGTATTGTTGCATATAAGCTCATTGCCGTCATCTTATGGGATCGGAGATCTCGGGAATGAAGCTCGCCGTTTTGTTAAACAGCTCCAACGTGGTGGCCAAAGCTGGTGGCAGATCCTTCCATTGGGGCCTACAGACTTAGCACAATGTTATTCGCCTTATAGCACCTTAAGCAGCAGGGCTGGAAATCCCTTACTCATCGATTTAAAGGAATTATTAAAATTTGGCTTGCTGAATAAGGATGAATTGAAGACCTTGAAAAAGAAGGGCTTGCAAACAATAGATTTCGCGGAAATAAACAGCTCAAAATATCGGCTCCTTGAAAAGGCATTCCATCGTCTTCCAGCGCAGCCTACGCATGAATTCTCCGAGTTTGTAGACCGCGAATCTTCCTGGCTTGATGATTATGCACTCTTCAAAGTTTTGAAAAATAGACATGACGATCGTCCATGGTATCAATGGCCAGCGCTTTATAAGCTTCGCGATAGCGCAGCGCTGGAAGATTTCGCCACTCGATTTGCAGATGAATTGCAACAGGAAAAATGGTTTCAGTTCCTGTTTTTTAGGCAATGGAGTGCGTTAAGAAACTTTGCGCGTGATTATGGGATTAGGTTTATAGGCGATATCCCATTTTATGTTGCCTATGATTCTGCCGATGTATGGGTCAATCCGCAGTACTTTTCTTTAAAAGCAGACGGTACTATAAATCATGTTGCGGGGGTACCACCCGATTACTTCAACGCCGACGGCCAATTATGGGGGATGCCAACCTATAATTGGAGCTCACTTCAAAAAGATGGTTATCAATGGTGGGTGGAACGTTTGTCACACAACTGTACGCTGTTCGATACATTACGGCTTGACCATTTCC
The Sphingobacterium multivorum genome window above contains:
- the xth gene encoding exodeoxyribonuclease III yields the protein MKIATYNINGINARLPVLLRWLAEESPDVVCLQELKSPQERFPLKEINAIGYHAVWHGQKSWNGVAVLSKYEIEEVSRALPGDTEDVQSRYLEVMIQQVAICCLYLPNGNPFPGPKFEYKLTWIERLAKRAKTLLSIDIPAILIGDFNIIPTEMDTYKPEKYVNDALFRKEVKEAFSQLLEAGWQDAIRRLFPDQQVYTFWDYFRQAYSRNAGLRIDHILLSPSIQDRLIEGGIDRDVRGWEKSSDHAPTWIRLRNSSNNG
- a CDS encoding NUDIX domain-containing protein; this translates as MAKKINTSAGLLLYKFEALEIYFFLVHPGGPYFTKKDEGSWTIPKGEIDLYEDELEAAKREFIEETGYLPSGNFIALHAIQQKGGKIVKCWAIEGDIDPADLISNTFEMEWPPKSGKMQTYPEIDRGGWFTFAEARKKINERQISFLEQVIAHEKC
- a CDS encoding DUF6157 family protein translates to MKIMKTYSTNYFNTLIEAAADTKVVKGTIPPSKSNKTVAERQYELIASAPYQYTSDDIIFQVYAERKGLSPDEYPEARAVFFSRGQACLRASPLTKIYGYGIHSNSEGKIALYGMETAIYQKFVADDNTAKVKAMRSTR
- a CDS encoding RNA polymerase sigma factor, encoding MQHIEINSFFKEKRSLLKNFASQFTSDPEIKNDLIQDTMVNALKSIEKLIHNPKVGSWLYVIMRNIYINHYRKTKRTENYHHEYAALASTDSVSTNLSSSKFIQDDIQKALRQLSEDNYEIFNMFLEGYKYYEIAEYMQMPEGTIKTRIHFIRKTMQKQLAIYH
- a CDS encoding adenylyltransferase/cytidyltransferase family protein, with amino-acid sequence MIIGIIFGVFDMLHVGHIVALQEAKSQCDYLIVGLKTDSNVQEADGHDTAQTMVERFIKLEGCQFVDEIIPFESDHDITDMLQSLPVHKFFIGEDYKMVDFSGRDYCISEGIEICYTKNKNRFSSQSLRKIVSEKEIEKAERSFGASLKCHSANIISTTPQ
- a CDS encoding adenylyltransferase/cytidyltransferase family protein, producing the protein MKKIGITFSAFDLLHAGHIKMLEDAKEQCDFLICGLQTDPTLDRPEKNKPTQSVFERYMQLKACKHVDMIIPYATEQDLEDVLRSYKIHVRILGDEYMDKAFTGRQYCEEKGIRLYFNRRENRFSSSSLRRIIASKENTSKGAVVSINDGANYALKRINA
- the treY gene encoding malto-oligosyltrehalose synthase; this translates as MQTNRNVSINKPNTTYRIQFHKAFNFADFKAIIPYLLDLGIDTIYAAPILQSTPGSVHGYDGVNTHQINPELGTLEELRAIKKQLRESNIKWIQDIVPNHMAFHPANEWLMDLLEFGQSSTFSRFFDTCYSSNLFEQGKLMVPILAKTLDEAISDNEITVVSSDDSLRLSYQGNVYPISPESYGFILGDYLRDTQADFSGLLVQINTAQANGDNEEWKQLRVHLFKDLSDDILTSMLQRFNADPDRILALVTSQNYELCPWWHTHQRINYRRFFTVNELICLNVQDEEVFKQSHELIKTLVDEGLIDGLRIDHIDGLYNPTAYLYNLRKYISPKTYIVAEKILEKGEKLPLEWPIQGTTGYDFLSVCNNVCSCQSGKKILNNYYRKVTGENLSIKKDQYAKKCKILTDQMQGEVDNLAKSLASLLGVVDQEKRDALKDILKSFIALFPVYRLYDDCFPLSITNFELVSSLFDKLMKNPELDQELVDQFRNLFQQAQVAYQSPNQTALVDFFLRCMQLTGPVMAKGVEDTLMYTYNRFIGHNEVGDHPQNLGLSIKQFHRFMQDRQKDWPLSINASSTHDTKRGEDSRSRLLVLTAMAQKWVKQLRIWQGVVWNEYRKDIPHPNDEYFIYQSLVSSYPMEKQDAKANTASFEERFLDYLVKYLREGKERSSWENPNLVYEASVRDFASFLLDKDRPFFTSFYQFIEAVADYGILNSLIQQILKFTCPGIPDIYQGSELWNYSFVDPDNRRPIAYELSKSLLDTIEETAKEERIPFLWRNRHDGRIKLWLVKELVKLRKDDHTLAPDSSYIPLKVTGRYRKHILAFARRSGDEWLVVILPLHLAAIGKISKFVPCSFDWSDTKVQLLTHRSVTWQHILMDSSGEGTEVSINAIFKDLPMAILKYKDSTQKRSSGVLLHISSLPSSYGIGDLGNEARRFVKQLQRGGQSWWQILPLGPTDLAQCYSPYSTLSSRAGNPLLIDLKELLKFGLLNKDELKTLKKKGLQTIDFAEINSSKYRLLEKAFHRLPAQPTHEFSEFVDRESSWLDDYALFKVLKNRHDDRPWYQWPALYKLRDSAALEDFATRFADELQQEKWFQFLFFRQWSALRNFARDYGIRFIGDIPFYVAYDSADVWVNPQYFSLKADGTINHVAGVPPDYFNADGQLWGMPTYNWSSLQKDGYQWWVERLSHNCTLFDTLRLDHFRAFSSYWEVPHEETSAKNGSWVVGPGSDFFDHVKTTLDHMPFIAEDLGDIDAKVYQLRNEYNFPGMAVLQFAFGNDMPHSPHIPHQYNRNTVAYTGTHDNNTSLSWFNQDLDGAGKERINNYYGQIVENTNLNDVLIRSLYASVADSVIIAMQDILNLDGSCRMNRPASTAGNWVWRMQKGAFAANHQEKLAYYTKLYNR